A region from the Clostridium beijerinckii genome encodes:
- a CDS encoding bifunctional folylpolyglutamate synthase/dihydrofolate synthase has product MKMTYKEAMDYISSVGRFGSNYGLERTFRLLELLGSPHEKIKFIHVAGTNGKGSTTAMITKILRGFGYKVGMYTSPYLEEFEERIQINGENINKDTLVNLLEEVKIAISKVIEEGYEHPTEFEIITALMFLHFYNEKVDYGVIEVGLGGRLDSTNVLTPKVSVITSISLDHMNILGDNLKDIAKEKAGIIKAGIPVILYPQEKEVEEVIVNVAKEKNSKVYFIKKEAGRLININHEELYQNVEIESYKNKYKIKLPLLGEHQILNLNVALHTIEVLCEQEMAKLDKDLVEKSLEDVKWIGRLEVLGKKPTIVIDGAHNIDGIKALRKNIEKYFKYNKIYLLLGILADKQVKEMIEEIAEVAEKIYALTPHSERAELSEDLKNEILKYNSNTIALESYEEAFLLALKEAKEEDLILISGSLYMIGDMRKIITRKL; this is encoded by the coding sequence ATGAAGATGACTTATAAAGAAGCAATGGACTATATATCAAGTGTCGGTAGATTTGGCTCTAATTATGGCCTTGAAAGGACCTTTAGGCTTTTGGAACTACTTGGAAGTCCACACGAAAAAATTAAATTTATACACGTAGCAGGAACAAATGGTAAGGGATCCACTACTGCAATGATTACCAAGATTCTTAGAGGTTTTGGATATAAAGTGGGAATGTATACTTCGCCTTATTTAGAAGAATTTGAAGAGCGAATTCAGATAAATGGAGAGAATATTAATAAAGATACATTAGTAAACTTATTAGAAGAAGTAAAAATTGCTATAAGCAAAGTAATTGAAGAAGGGTATGAGCATCCAACCGAATTTGAAATCATAACTGCACTCATGTTCTTACATTTTTATAATGAAAAAGTAGATTATGGTGTAATTGAAGTTGGTCTTGGTGGAAGATTAGATTCAACTAATGTTTTAACACCAAAAGTTAGTGTAATAACTTCTATAAGTTTAGATCACATGAATATTCTAGGAGATAATTTAAAAGATATTGCAAAAGAAAAAGCTGGAATAATTAAAGCAGGTATACCAGTTATTCTATATCCCCAAGAAAAAGAAGTAGAAGAAGTTATAGTAAATGTAGCAAAAGAAAAGAATTCAAAAGTATATTTTATAAAAAAAGAAGCTGGAAGGCTAATAAATATTAATCATGAAGAGTTATATCAAAATGTGGAAATTGAAAGTTATAAAAATAAATATAAAATTAAGTTACCTTTACTTGGAGAACATCAAATATTAAATCTAAATGTAGCTTTACATACAATAGAAGTGTTATGTGAACAAGAGATGGCTAAACTTGATAAAGATTTAGTGGAAAAATCTCTTGAAGATGTTAAATGGATAGGGAGACTTGAAGTTTTAGGAAAGAAACCTACTATAGTAATAGATGGAGCACATAATATAGATGGAATTAAAGCTCTTAGAAAAAACATAGAGAAGTACTTTAAGTACAATAAAATATATTTATTACTTGGTATTTTAGCAGATAAGCAAGTTAAAGAAATGATAGAAGAAATAGCAGAAGTAGCAGAAAAGATTTATGCTTTAACACCTCATAGTGAAAGAGCGGAGCTTAGTGAAGATTTGAAAAATGAAATATTAAAATATAATTCAAATACTATCGCATTAGAAAGTTATGAGGAAGCGTTCTTGTTAGCGTTAAAAGAAGCTAAGGAAGAAGATTTAATATTAATAAGTGGATCATTATACATGATAGGAGATATGAGAAAAATAATAACTCGGAAATTATGA
- a CDS encoding tellurium resistance protein TerC, translated as MKTKKSLLNLIFWVTLSILFNVFIFYTRGETAAIEYFGGYIVEMSLSLDNLFLFLMVFSSFKIREEYQEKVLLYGVMGAMILRLIFILLGVAMISKFSFLLSIFGVILLLSGFKMLFKENDDIQFHDNFAVKLLRKIIPVTNVLYGQKFFVKQNKIIYATPLFAALIIIEFSDIIFAIDSIPAIFSITTNTFIVYTSNIFAILGLRSMYYILQKMNSMFKFMKYGVGCILIFTGLKLVLLFWNIEISVTNSVLIIISILLSSILISSIWDELINKLKS; from the coding sequence TTGAAAACAAAAAAGTCTTTACTTAACTTAATATTCTGGGTAACTTTATCGATATTGTTCAATGTTTTTATATTTTATACAAGAGGTGAAACTGCAGCAATTGAGTATTTTGGTGGCTACATAGTAGAAATGTCATTAAGCTTGGATAATCTATTTTTATTTTTAATGGTATTTTCAAGTTTTAAGATAAGAGAAGAATATCAAGAAAAAGTACTCTTATATGGAGTTATGGGTGCTATGATACTACGTCTAATATTTATTTTATTAGGTGTAGCTATGATAAGTAAGTTTAGCTTTCTACTTTCTATCTTTGGTGTAATATTATTACTCAGTGGTTTTAAAATGTTGTTTAAAGAAAATGACGATATACAATTTCATGATAATTTTGCAGTTAAACTCCTAAGAAAAATAATACCAGTAACAAATGTTTTATATGGACAAAAGTTTTTTGTAAAACAAAATAAAATTATTTATGCAACACCACTTTTTGCAGCACTTATAATAATCGAATTCTCTGATATTATATTTGCTATAGATTCTATACCAGCAATTTTTTCAATTACTACAAATACATTTATAGTTTATACATCTAATATATTTGCAATACTCGGACTTAGAAGTATGTATTATATCTTACAAAAGATGAACAGTATGTTTAAATTTATGAAGTATGGTGTAGGGTGTATATTGATATTTACTGGTCTAAAGCTTGTATTATTATTTTGGAATATTGAAATTTCAGTCACTAATTCTGTATTAATTATAATTAGTATTTTATTAAGTAGTATATTAATATCTTCTATATGGGATGAACTAATTAATAAGCTAAAAAGTTAG